From one Gossypium hirsutum isolate 1008001.06 chromosome D08, Gossypium_hirsutum_v2.1, whole genome shotgun sequence genomic stretch:
- the LOC107900261 gene encoding uncharacterized protein — protein sequence MREDTNSSTPLLEESEVKDRKEVSGMEQWRGEIVKSIIYAGLEAIFTCFSLIASISATNLSSVEVLALGIANLVADGISSSLGDFLSSSAKEDLAIEEMAVTQWELNNHRKDQQEQLLQQYQTLGMDLNDANTVVNIFAKYNDILRDQKMTAQKGMMPPDQGGQKPWKNGVVSFLAFAGFGAAPLLSFVVLKPFTDNELVMFIGACFMSAIALTFLGIAKAKICGKRNYVGSVGFVLLNGAVAASAAYFLGWML from the exons atgagggaAGACACCAACAGCAGTACTCCACTGCTTGAAGAATCAGAGGTTAAAGATAGAAAAGAAGTAAGTGGAATGGAGCAGTGGAGAGGAGAGATTGTTAAGAGCATCATATATGCAGGCCTTGAAGCCATTTTCACTTGCTTCTCTCTCATTGCCTCCATATCTGCTACCAATCTCTCATCAG TGGAGGTGTTGGCGCTGGGCATTGCGAACCTGGTTGCAGATGGGATATCGTCGAGCCTCGGGGATTTTTTGTCTTCCAGCGCCAAGGAAGACTTAGCTATCGAGGAAATGGCGGTGACTCAATGGGAGTTAAATAACCATAGAAAGGACCAACAAGAGCAGCTCCTTCAACAGTACCAAACCCTTGGCATGGACCTTAACGACGCTAACACG GTGGTGAATATATTCGCCAAGTACAATGACATTCTGAGAGACCAAAAAATGACAGCCCAGAAAGGGATGATGCCACCTGACCAAGGAGGACAGAAGCCGTGGAAGAACGGCGTCGTATCTTTTCTGGCTTTCGCGGGTTTTGGCGCTGCACCGCTCTTATCTTTCGTCGTCCTCAAGCCATTCACGGACAATGAGTTGGTCATGTTTATTGGAGCATGCTTCATGTCTGCCATTGCACTTACCTTTCTGGGTATAGCCAAGGCCAAGATTTGTGGGAAAAGGAACTACGTAGGGTCGGTGGGTTTTGTGCTTTTAAACGGCGCCGTCGCTGCTTCAGCTGCTTATTTCCTTGGATGGATGCTTTGA
- the LOC107900911 gene encoding UDP-galactose/UDP-glucose transporter 4 isoform X2, which yields MKNEEQTRFLFGISLSDIPKWKQFLICSSGFFFGYLVNGICEEYVYNRLQFSPKKMVNPWKTYVKLSAVLMGSHGLTKGSLAFLNYPAQLMFKSTKVLPVMVMGAFIPGLRRKYPPHEYVSAILLVLGLVLFSLADAQTSPSFSVIGVIMVIGALVMDSFLGNLQEAIFNMNPETTQMEMLFCSTVVGLPLLIPPMVLTEEVFEAWNSCSEHLYVYGVLVFEAMATFIGQVSVLSLIAIFGAATTAMVTTARKAVTLLLSYMIFTKPLTQQHGTGLILIAMGITLKLLPVDVKPVSKRVSSASGSSSNGGHEIEEEENPMV from the exons ATGAAAAACGAAGAACAAACTCGTTTTTTGTTTGGGATTTCGCTTTCTGATATACCTAAATGGAAGCAGTTTCTCATTTGCTCTTCTGGGTTCTTCTTTGGTTACCTTGTCAATGGCATTTGcgag GAATATGTATACAATAGACTCCAGTTCAG TCCAAAGAAAATGGTGAACCCATGGAAGACTTATGTGAAACTCTCTGCTGTTCTCATGGGCTCTCACGGCCTCACAAAAGGGTCTTTAGCTTTCCTCAATTACCCAGCACAGCTCATGTTCAAATCCACCAAA GTTCTTCCAGTGATGGTAATGGGTGCCTTCATACCTGGTTTGAGACGAAAATACCCACCACACGAATATGTTTCTGCAATACTTTTAGTACTGGGTTTGGTCCTTTTCTCCTTAGCTGATGCACAAACTTCACCAAGCTTCAGTGTAATTGGTGTAATAATGGTGATTGGTGCTCTTGTAATGGATTCTTTTCTGGGTAATTTGCAAGAAGCTATCTTCAACATGAACCCTGAAACAACACAG ATGGAAATGCTGTTTTGCTCCACCGTCGTTGGTTTGCCATTATTGATCCCACCCATGGTTTTAACAGAAGAAGTATTCGAAGCATGGAATTCGTgttctgag CATTTGTATGTGTACGGCGTCTTAGTGTTTGAAGCCATGGCTACGTTCATCGGACAAGTTTCAGTCCTCTCCCTCATTGCCATTTTTGGAGCAGCCACTACAGCAATG GTAACAACTGCGAGGAAGGCAGTGACATTACTGCTGTCTTACATGATATTCACAAAGCCATTGACCCAACAGCATGGGACTGGGCTTATACTTATAGCTATGGGGATCACCTTGAAACTCTTGCCGGTTGATGTCAAGCCGGTTTCCAAAAGAGTCTCGTCTGCAAGTGGAAGCTCTTCAAATGGTGGGCATGAAATTGAAGAAGAGGAAAACCCCATGGTCTAA
- the LOC107900911 gene encoding UDP-galactose/UDP-glucose transporter 2 isoform X1 — MKNEEQTRFLFGISLSDIPKWKQFLICSSGFFFGYLVNGICEEYVYNRLQFSYGWYFTFVQGFVYLFLIYLQGFSPKKMVNPWKTYVKLSAVLMGSHGLTKGSLAFLNYPAQLMFKSTKVLPVMVMGAFIPGLRRKYPPHEYVSAILLVLGLVLFSLADAQTSPSFSVIGVIMVIGALVMDSFLGNLQEAIFNMNPETTQMEMLFCSTVVGLPLLIPPMVLTEEVFEAWNSCSEHLYVYGVLVFEAMATFIGQVSVLSLIAIFGAATTAMVTTARKAVTLLLSYMIFTKPLTQQHGTGLILIAMGITLKLLPVDVKPVSKRVSSASGSSSNGGHEIEEEENPMV, encoded by the exons ATGAAAAACGAAGAACAAACTCGTTTTTTGTTTGGGATTTCGCTTTCTGATATACCTAAATGGAAGCAGTTTCTCATTTGCTCTTCTGGGTTCTTCTTTGGTTACCTTGTCAATGGCATTTGcgag GAATATGTATACAATAGACTCCAGTTCAG CTATGGCTGGTACTTCACATTTGTACAAGGGTTCGTCTACCTTTTTCTGATTTACCTTCAAGGTTTCAGTCCAAAGAAAATGGTGAACCCATGGAAGACTTATGTGAAACTCTCTGCTGTTCTCATGGGCTCTCACGGCCTCACAAAAGGGTCTTTAGCTTTCCTCAATTACCCAGCACAGCTCATGTTCAAATCCACCAAA GTTCTTCCAGTGATGGTAATGGGTGCCTTCATACCTGGTTTGAGACGAAAATACCCACCACACGAATATGTTTCTGCAATACTTTTAGTACTGGGTTTGGTCCTTTTCTCCTTAGCTGATGCACAAACTTCACCAAGCTTCAGTGTAATTGGTGTAATAATGGTGATTGGTGCTCTTGTAATGGATTCTTTTCTGGGTAATTTGCAAGAAGCTATCTTCAACATGAACCCTGAAACAACACAG ATGGAAATGCTGTTTTGCTCCACCGTCGTTGGTTTGCCATTATTGATCCCACCCATGGTTTTAACAGAAGAAGTATTCGAAGCATGGAATTCGTgttctgag CATTTGTATGTGTACGGCGTCTTAGTGTTTGAAGCCATGGCTACGTTCATCGGACAAGTTTCAGTCCTCTCCCTCATTGCCATTTTTGGAGCAGCCACTACAGCAATG GTAACAACTGCGAGGAAGGCAGTGACATTACTGCTGTCTTACATGATATTCACAAAGCCATTGACCCAACAGCATGGGACTGGGCTTATACTTATAGCTATGGGGATCACCTTGAAACTCTTGCCGGTTGATGTCAAGCCGGTTTCCAAAAGAGTCTCGTCTGCAAGTGGAAGCTCTTCAAATGGTGGGCATGAAATTGAAGAAGAGGAAAACCCCATGGTCTAA
- the LOC107900911 gene encoding UDP-galactose/UDP-glucose transporter 2 isoform X3: protein MAFARNMYTIDSSSGFVYLFLIYLQGFSPKKMVNPWKTYVKLSAVLMGSHGLTKGSLAFLNYPAQLMFKSTKVLPVMVMGAFIPGLRRKYPPHEYVSAILLVLGLVLFSLADAQTSPSFSVIGVIMVIGALVMDSFLGNLQEAIFNMNPETTQMEMLFCSTVVGLPLLIPPMVLTEEVFEAWNSCSEHLYVYGVLVFEAMATFIGQVSVLSLIAIFGAATTAMVTTARKAVTLLLSYMIFTKPLTQQHGTGLILIAMGITLKLLPVDVKPVSKRVSSASGSSSNGGHEIEEEENPMV from the exons ATGGCATTTGcgag GAATATGTATACAATAGACTCCAGTTCAG GGTTCGTCTACCTTTTTCTGATTTACCTTCAAGGTTTCAGTCCAAAGAAAATGGTGAACCCATGGAAGACTTATGTGAAACTCTCTGCTGTTCTCATGGGCTCTCACGGCCTCACAAAAGGGTCTTTAGCTTTCCTCAATTACCCAGCACAGCTCATGTTCAAATCCACCAAA GTTCTTCCAGTGATGGTAATGGGTGCCTTCATACCTGGTTTGAGACGAAAATACCCACCACACGAATATGTTTCTGCAATACTTTTAGTACTGGGTTTGGTCCTTTTCTCCTTAGCTGATGCACAAACTTCACCAAGCTTCAGTGTAATTGGTGTAATAATGGTGATTGGTGCTCTTGTAATGGATTCTTTTCTGGGTAATTTGCAAGAAGCTATCTTCAACATGAACCCTGAAACAACACAG ATGGAAATGCTGTTTTGCTCCACCGTCGTTGGTTTGCCATTATTGATCCCACCCATGGTTTTAACAGAAGAAGTATTCGAAGCATGGAATTCGTgttctgag CATTTGTATGTGTACGGCGTCTTAGTGTTTGAAGCCATGGCTACGTTCATCGGACAAGTTTCAGTCCTCTCCCTCATTGCCATTTTTGGAGCAGCCACTACAGCAATG GTAACAACTGCGAGGAAGGCAGTGACATTACTGCTGTCTTACATGATATTCACAAAGCCATTGACCCAACAGCATGGGACTGGGCTTATACTTATAGCTATGGGGATCACCTTGAAACTCTTGCCGGTTGATGTCAAGCCGGTTTCCAAAAGAGTCTCGTCTGCAAGTGGAAGCTCTTCAAATGGTGGGCATGAAATTGAAGAAGAGGAAAACCCCATGGTCTAA
- the LOC107899914 gene encoding tobamovirus multiplication protein 3 isoform X1, with translation MRVPEYGWTTQKVFHFLNFLVNGVRALVFVFRRSVQNLHPEIVQHILLDMPSLAFSTTYALLILFWAEIYYQARAVSTDRLRPSFFTTNAVVYTIQIAMWLILWWKYIPLLVILSKMFFAGLSLFAALGFLLYGGSL, from the exons ATGAGAGTTCCCGAGTATGGTTGGACCACGCAGAAGGTCTtccattttctaaattttctgGTGAATGGGG TTCGCGCCTTAGTTTTTGTTTTCAGACGGAGTGTGCAGAATTTACATCCAGAG ATTGTTCAACATATCTTGCTTGACATGCCGAGTCTAGCTTTCTCCACGACATATGcacttttgattttgttttgggcTGAGATTTACTACCAA GCACGTGCTGTATCAACTGATAGATTGAGGCCTAGTTTCTTTACAACTAATGCTGTAGTTTATACTATTCAG ATAGCAATGTGGCTGATATTGTGGTGGAAATATATTCCACTTTTAGTCATTCTATCTAAAATGTTCTTTGCAG GTTTGTCACTGTTTGCGGCACTTGGCTTTTTACTGTATGGTGGAAG CTTGTGA
- the LOC107899914 gene encoding tobamovirus multiplication protein 3 isoform X2: MRVPEYGWTTQKVFHFLNFLVNGVRALVFVFRRSVQNLHPEARAVSTDRLRPSFFTTNAVVYTIQIAMWLILWWKYIPLLVILSKMFFAGLSLFAALGFLLYGGSL, from the exons ATGAGAGTTCCCGAGTATGGTTGGACCACGCAGAAGGTCTtccattttctaaattttctgGTGAATGGGG TTCGCGCCTTAGTTTTTGTTTTCAGACGGAGTGTGCAGAATTTACATCCAGAG GCACGTGCTGTATCAACTGATAGATTGAGGCCTAGTTTCTTTACAACTAATGCTGTAGTTTATACTATTCAG ATAGCAATGTGGCTGATATTGTGGTGGAAATATATTCCACTTTTAGTCATTCTATCTAAAATGTTCTTTGCAG GTTTGTCACTGTTTGCGGCACTTGGCTTTTTACTGTATGGTGGAAG CTTGTGA